Part of the Etheostoma cragini isolate CJK2018 chromosome 8, CSU_Ecrag_1.0, whole genome shotgun sequence genome, cgaTATCTGCCCCCAGGGCAAAGAGACGCTGCTACGCCGCCCTGCCGTCGTGATAGCTGTCGGTGTAACGGCAGCACGGATCCACATCTGCTGTGGTTTTGTATCTCAGGTGCAGGCCGTCACCGCCGCCGGCGTCGCCGCTGACGCCGTCACCGCCGCCGGCACCCGGCCAATCAAAGTTCCCCAGTTTGTCCGTCCTCCTAGACTGACGCCTCGACCCACCTTTCAGCCACAGGTGCGTCCCTGTAAGCCCCACCCACCCGCCTCCAACCCCACCCCCGTGAGATCAGTGTGTTTGGCCCACACtctccagcagagggcagcaaaGCAGACACTCATGCCTTGCTCCATGGCACTAAAACTCTGTTTGCTCtgtgctgcccccccccccctcgttgTGCTTCTTTTAACGGGTTGTTTTAAAGgtttctcctgtgtgtgtgtgtgtgtgtgtgtgtgtgtgtgtgtgtgtgtgtgttaccttctTGTTCTTCCTGCAGCTTCTTGTATTGTGCGTCCTGGCTGTTGTCGTGTTTTAACCAGTGAACACGTTGCTGTCGTTGAGTAATCCCAGCGGGAGCAAAGCTCTGCTCTCATTGGTTCTCTTCTTCTGAACTCTGCTCTCATTGGTTCTCTTCTCCTGAACTCTGCTCTCATTGGTTCTCTTCTCCTAAACTCTGTTCTCATTGGTTCTCTTCTCCTAAACTCTGCTCTCATTGGTTCTCTTCTCCTAAACTCTGCTCTCATTGGTTCTCTTCTCCTAAACTCTGCTCTCATTGGTTCTCTTCTCCTGAACTCTGTTCTCATTGGTTCTCTTCTCCTGAACTCTGATAAATATCAGCatattttggaccaaatacctcgatattgatattttcaaaaataattgtaattaaaaccttgttaagacttttttttttttgcgttttttgggacatttttgatttttgaagCTGTCTCTCAaatttttttgtccctttttaatgtttttataacttttcccGAAATTCTTTCTCGCTCACGATGTCTTccgatttctttcttttttctgcgtttttgggacgtttttgttgtttttagtcactttttttctcttaaatctCTTTCtaaaaatgctataaaatgaaataaaaccccaaagaaaaaattgacaaaacttcgggaaaagttagaaaacgtcAAAGTGACAAGATGTTGGacaaagcttaaaaaaacaaaaacaacagaaacttaaattttataacatttgaaaaaacaaaagaacattgaaactgacatttttctaatttttcccGATGTTTACTCACTTTTTACGATGTCTTTCTTCTGCGTTTTTTgggacgtttttgttgttttcctacGTTTTCCCTTAAAACCTTTCGGCGCCCTCTCCTGATTGGCTGTGTGTCGTCCCCAGGTCCGGCCCAAGCCGGCGGCGCCCACCAACGTGCACATCGCTCCGGCGCCGCCCCCCCCCATGATGGCGGCCCCCCAGCTGCTGCAGCGGCCCGTGATGCTGGCCACCAAGCTGCCGTCCTCGCTGGCGTCGGCGGCGCCGATCCACCAGGTCCGCATCGTCAACGGGACGCCGTGCGGCAAGACGGGCGCCGCGCCGCTGGCCGGCATCGTCATCACCACGCCGGTGTCGGCCGTGCCGGCGCGCCTCGCCAGCCCCGCCGCCGCCCAGGCGCCCGGCCTCACCCCCatcctcccccccacccccgccagGCCCATCCAGATCAGCAGCCTCACCCCCATCGCCAAGGTAACCGCTTCCTGTCCGGCGGACGCTTTCTCACCGAtgttgatttagatttttttatttcatccattTCTTTCAACGTTTTTTCAGACGAGCCCGACATCATTTAAATtacctttaatttgttttagtgCTTTTGTCACCAAGTTGCACTTTTACTCAtttttgctgtttctttttttaatcaatttttgaATGAagttctttaatttattttgtaaatttctttcaatgtttttgtcgcttttatttatttattttttatttatttatttgttttacacgttttttttcctcaccaaGTTgcatttttactcattttttattatttttatttatttttgaattaattttatttcatttatttttttaatgttgtgtcgcttttctatttttttctccttctgacgtcattttatattattaaatattatatacaaaaattcaaatttttgtttttaaaatttattttataattaatttcattttattttgtgtatttgtttaaatattttgtctctatttttatttttctatttgctttagacgtttttttttcgatgtttttgtcacttttcccgacgtcattttatattatttattaatttttattttaagtgctTTTCTCACCAAGttgcatttttactttattctcacttttgtgatttattttcatctatttttgaatgttaatttttttaaattatgtattttgttcAATTTTGTTCCCCcgatttttcattttaaaatgtaaatttttaattttttaaggtttttttaaacactttttacattttttccaatgtttttttcattggaaaaacgtaaaaaacattatttaaaaaaacgtgtACAAATAACCAATAACATCCAACAACTCCTcagctgttttcttcttctcctcattGATTTCTGTCCTcagctgttttcttcttctctcctccctcagaCGGTTGTTAAATCGGAAGGTGGACCCGAGCAGAAGGCTGTCAGCCTcccgtcctcctcctctcctccgctgtctgctcctcctcttcctccgccCAGATCCAAGAAGGAGGAGAATCCCGAGGTACCGCACGccacaacaactacacaacaagtagacaacaactacacaacaactacacTGTAACTACACAACAACTAGACAACATATACCAGCACAACTGGACAACGACTTGACATCAACAGCAACTACACAATAACAGGACAACGACAACTGGATGACAACTACACAATAAGAGGATGagcacaataaaaataaaataataaatgttctaAATCTAACAATGTTCTGTTCCAGAAACTGGCCTTCATGGTGTCTTTGGGCCTCGTTACACACGACCACCTGGAAGGTAAACGCTGACCTCTCCCTCCTGACCTCTCCCTCCCGACGCTGacctctccctccatccatcccgaCCTCTCCCTCCTGACCTCTCNNNNNNNNNNNNNNNNNNNNNNNNNNNNNNNNNNNNNNNNNNNNNNNNNNNNNNNNNNNNNNNNNNNNNNNNNNNNNNNNNNNNNNNNNNNNNNNNNNNNCATCCCgacctctccctccctcctgacCTCTCCCTCCTGACCTCTCCCTCCCGACCTCTCCCTCCCGACGCCGACCTCTCCAACGCCCCAGTTTGGTTTGTATTGCAGAGATCCAGAGCAAGCGGCAGGAGCGTAAGAGGAGGACGACGGCCAACCCGGTGTACAGCGGCGCCGTGTTCGAGCCCGAGGTACGAAGCGTCGTCGTTATTTaacctcgtgttgtcttcccgtcagaAGGACCGTTCTTAGAGAATCCTCCACATTCACGTCCACTCTGTGTTTCAGAGGAAGAAGAGCGCCGTGAGTTACCTGAACAGCCCTCTGCACCAGGGGACCCGGAAGAGAGGTGCGTCTCAGACCAGCAGCCACTAGTAGACCATGACTGGAGGCCAGTAGGCACACACCAGAGACCCGTAGACACACACCAGAGACCTGTAGAGACAGACTAGACCAGCAGCCGCTGGTAGACCCGGACTAGGGGCCTGTAAACCCAGACTAGACCAGCAGCCGCTGGTAGACCCAGACTAGGGGCCAGTAGACCCAGACCAGAGGCCAGTAGACCCAGACCAGAGGCCAGTAGACCCAGACCAGAGACCTGTAGACCCAGACCAGAGACCTGTAGACCCAGACTTTCATCTCcatattgtctttttatctAAGACTATGTGATGTTTGAGTTGTTTTAGAAGAGAACCTGTAGATTAGAGACTAATAATGTGTGACTGGGTGCTAATAACACGCTGTCTTcctgcttcctgcttcctgtttcctgcttcctgcttcctgttgcTTCTCTCCGGTTTGAGGATGAACTGAAAGAATAAACGTTGATaacttgttggttatgataattAAACGTAAATTACACTAAAAATCAATATAGATTAttttaagcaacacaaacattgcGTCCGTTAACTTTAAATCAAACGGCATCGGATCCCATACCTCCCGCAGACGTTCTGGTCCCGGGACGGATCCGCTGACGTTCTGGTCCCGGGACGGATCCGCAGACGTTCTGGTCCCGGGACGGATCCGCAGACGTTCTGGTCCCGGGACGGATCCGCTGACGTTCTGGTCCCGGGACGGATCCCATACCTCCCGGGACGGATCCTAAACCTTCTACAGTGTAAATCAGGAGTTAGAGTTATAAATGTCAGATTAAATAAACGTTCTGATGCCGGTATCGGTAACTCGTCCCCAGAAGGTTCCCTGTGCACACCACCTGCATgggtcaaactcaaggcccgcgggccaaatccggccccCTGCAGACTTTGATCCGGCCCGCATGTCACTCTGGGTTCACACCAAATTTGGACCcgtttagtttttgttgcttttattcgGACGTGTGGCGcttatttccacatttttgttgttttttctatgATGGTTAAGGAACTTGTTAGACGACTTTTCTGAGGCTCAAACTGTGTCGAAGCTCCGTGAGACACGTCGTAAAGTCACAAATATTTGACCTtttctctaaaataaataaaggcgTATCCGTAACAACCCTACACGTCTGGCTCTCAGAACGCTGCACTATCGCTTTAAGAGAcgaaagaggaaaaacagatcaatttgggggggggggatagcaATTAGCTCTCACCGCTAGTTGGACGCAAAGTTCATGTGTTTGTAATCAAGATGACAAGGAAGCTGTTATCTCATTGGTTACacgccacttttttttttaaagatatttttactGAAGCCTTTTTTAAACGTAAAATTACACAAATACGGCAAAGCCCCCCCGACCCTGCCACAGttagaggaaaaagagaaactaaaaaaataattaaataacatcGCATGACACGATCTATGGCTTACGTCTGAAAaccaaaataaagtaaaatcagGCTCTACAGCTAGTTATTAGATCATAGTTCTGTAgacatcataataataataataataatataataataatctgctGCGCCGCCGTTAGCTCTCTGCACTAACACTGCTGTCTGTGcttctgaccccccccccccccNNNNNNNNNNNNNNNNNNNNNNNNNNNNNNNNNNNNNNNNNNNNNNNNNNNNNNNNNNNNNNNNNNNNNNNNNNNNNNNNNNNNNNNNNNNNNNNNNNcccccccccccccccccccccccccgtctcacGCTAGCCAACGAAGACTCCCTTTCCAAGGTATGTcatacagtttgtttttgctttcttccccccttctccatcttttcttttctttttgtttttgtgttttccgtCTTTTGTCGTCTGTCTCATTTCACCCAGGTCGCCCGCCCAAATACAGCAGCGTCCTGGAGCTGGGCAGCCTCACCCCGACCTCCCCCTCCAGCCCCGcccaccccctccccctgccCAGCCCCAGCTCTGGGGATGTAAGTAACCACGAGACGGGGGGGACGGGCGTACCCCGTCACACACGATCCTTACAGGGAggcagagccccccccccccccccccccccccacccccgacGGACCGCCTCGGGGACACGTGTCCCGGAGTGAGACCAGGATCCTTTTCACTGGAGCCGTGAATAAATTATACGTCATCGTCggttaaaacataatttagcgTGTGGATGAAGTCCATTTGGGGTAAAACTGAAAACGAATCATcataattttcaaaatattacttttttgctTACGacatttttttgggaaatattacaactttttgCTTAAATTATTAAGACTTTTTGATGAAAATAtaacgattttttttttttgctcaaaacATTCCGATTTTTTTGCTTAAAGTATTGCGACTTTTTTGCTCAAAATATTGCGACATTTTCGCTGgaaatattacgacttttttgCTTAAATTATTAAGACTTTTTGCTGGAAATAtaacgatttttttttttgctcaaaacATTCCGACTTTTTTGCtcaaaatattacgactttttgCTGGAAATattacgattttttttttttgctcaaaacATTCCGACTTTTTTGCtcaaaatattacgactttttttttctggtaatATTACGATTTTTTCACTCAAActattatgactttttgctCATAATAAAAGTAACGAGACATTTTCGCAGTCTGATATTTCACCAGTTGTAACAACAAACTGAGACTTTCGCCACTTGAtgaattatctttttaaatgatgaatataataataataaatgatgaaTATAATATGCGTAATTCATGGCTCAAGTCAAACAGGATCAAACAGACGTAGTTTCTCCCGGTTCACTACCGGACACGTTATTATCCGATTTAGGCCCCGTGGCGGTCTGCAGGAGGAGGCGGGACTCCGCCCCCTATTGGCCTGGTAGCTCTGTCATTTTACACCCTGAgaccttcacacacacttcattagTTTGTCTCCATTTGATAATCATCAGTCATCACTTGATTTTTACTTTGAGTCTTACAAAGTGAACAGTGTCCTGTAGCCCAGAACATCCATTAAaggtaactttgttttttaaatcaacctgattttcccatgtttttgtctaAAGGGACTGATGGGAAAAGAGTCTTTGACATTAGTCCAGTCCACTAAGTGTCGGACCTTCCAGTAAGtgtagaccttttagttaaagagtaagatccttttagtttaacatgaaacagcctcgaaatcaccatcaccaaaccctccagactccatgtaaataatcactacttttagcgtgtatagagcagcatatctccaccagactccatgtaaataaNNNNNNNNNNNNNNNNNNNNNNNNNNNNNNNNNNNNNNNNNNNNNNNNNNNNNNNNNNNNNNNNNNNNNNNNNNNNNNNNNNNNNNNNNNNNNNNNNNNNtccatgtaaataatcactacttttagtgtgtgtagagcagcatatctccaccagactccatgtaaataatcactacttgtATCATTGTGAAAcgcacttcattcaaagtggacagaaactaaaaaaactatcaaaagcCATCTTGGTTcatctggttggaataaactcttatttcaatgctctatacacgctaaaagtagtgattatgttatttgtaatttccccataggggatcaataaagagtataaattattaaattaaatttaaaaaaatccaactgGTGACAGGGTTGTTTCATACCCTCATTGTTGAACCCTGCTTTAACAGCAAGGATcctcctctttaactaaaagctctatctctgtagggatccatcccataatgtcgtcacacacttagaataataatctgagtctgtcagcagcaataACACAACTTATAATGGACGCAAATCACTCACTTACACAcgaaaacatgggaaaataagAGTCCAGGttgtagaaataaaaaacagaattccCCTTTAACTCCTACTAAAACACATTCTAACTCCCAGGTGTCAGTAACCTTTCTGTGGGCTCAGTAACTAAACGCACCATGTCCATGAGATATTAAACAAGGCCAAGTGTAAACTAAACCCAAACAGATCACTGTGCCCCCCCCTGCCTCTCCACAGATGGTGGGCGGGGGGCAGCTGGGCGGGGCAAACACTGATTGGTCCAATTCTTCCTCACAGGGAGACATCCATGAGGATTTCTGCACTGTGTGCAGACGCAGTGGCCAGTTGCTCATGTGCGACACGTGTTCTCGTGTTTTTCACCTGGACTGCCTGGATCCGCCCCTGAAAACCATTCCTAAAGGCATGTGGATCTGTCCAAAATGTCAAGATCAGGTAACCACAGCAGCCGCGACTGATCCTGAGTCAGGGGGAAGGGCAGAGAAAGGGCCAATCAGAGTGCGTAGCTGTAAGACGGCCTTCTGCCACCCCGTCCTGATCTCTGGGACTGTTCAATCCTTTGTAAGCGTACACATGATGCAGTTTTTTGTGCTTCTGTCCCACTCATTGTGTCAGTTAAAAGATCTCACATCCACATCCATCCACTCCATTTGCTTGTACCTTCGTCTCAGCGTCACCGCAGGGTGGCGGCTacatttgccccccccccaccccccccttaaatctttttttatttccaataagcctctgtctctgtgacaaCTGCGAGCTTCTCTCTGCAGATCCTGAAGAAGGAAGAAGCCATTCCCTGGCCCGGCACTCTGGCTATCGTTCATTCCTACATCGCTTACAAAGAAGGTGACGTTTCAGATGTTTGTCTCTCCAACGCATCGGCTTGGGACTCGGATGTCCCGGGCGGATCTGCCGATACCGGGTCCCAAGCCGATGCTTCAGGGGTTAAAGGGCCcattttaggaaaataaatctcttttttctgggatttctggggttattttgtgtctctggtgcttccacacatttgcaagaacttgcaaaaactgcggtttgatgaaaaagagacaagagtCTTGTCGCGTGATTACGTCACTTCGtaacgttcccatggcaacaggggaaatcGGCTGCTCCcgtgtaaagtaaacacaacatttttcaactttccgCTAAGATATGCAGTATAGGACTTTTATTATAAAATCCCGCTCCGATCGGGACCGACTTCCCCCTCCGATCGGGACCGACTTCCCCCTCCGATCGGGACCGACTTCCCCCTCCGATCGGGACCGACTTCCCCCTCCGATCGGGACCGACTTCCCGCTCCGATCGGGACCGACTTCCCCCTCCGATCGGGACTTCCTGCTCCGATCGGGACCGACTTCCCCCTCCGATCGGGACTTCCTGCTCCGATCGGGTCTTCCCTATGTGGAGCGGGCGATCTAACGGTTGAGTTTTCCGTTTCTGTGCTGCAGctaaagaagaggagaaacagaagctgatgaaATGGAGCTGTGAACTGAAGCTGGAGCGAGAGCAGCTGGAACAGAGAGTCAAACAGCTCAGCAACTCCATCACGGTGAGGAGCACAAACACCCGAAAACTACCGTTGGAAACCAAAAAAACCCGAATTAGAGCTGAATCCAAGAACAACCACACATGGCGCTCTTTGTGGGCAAATGTCAGAATATGTGAATATGGTCTAGTTCCTTCTTCCTCTGGGACATGATAATATAGAACGGGATGTAGTTGtaacaaggaaataaaaaaaacgtattttggaaattgatcctaatgccttaattaaattAGCAAAAATCCGacctttcaattcaattatatttatagtatcaattcataacaagttatctggagaccctttacagatagaccaggtctagaccagatggaggaggtctagaccacactccagaatctacaaggacccaacagttctagtagtttcctccaaagCAAGCAACGGGTCCAAGGTGGAGAGGAAAACTCCTTTTtgggcagaaacctgggacagacccagaccaggacccaggcccaggctcttggtaggcggtgtctgacgaccagttggggttaaaatgaagacatttaaggacattaattttctttgggaatgaataatgtttcataaataaataaatattctcccttaaaatacagggggcataagtatgcacccccctatgttaaaatacaggggcataagtatacacccccctccccccccatgttaaattcccatggaggcaggcagatgtttgttattaaaggccagttatttcatggatcaagATACTAAACATCACAGGTTGCCCCCCCAGAGATATAAGACGTAGCTCCTTTCTAAatttattcccccccccacacacatgaGAACAGTCTGGAAAATAATTACATGAAAGCAGGAATCGGGGAAATGTCACCGCTCTAAATAAGTTTTGAGGGGAGTTTTAGAAAGGAGCTACGTCTTATATATCTGGGGGGGCAACCTGTTCCAAAGTCTCGGGGCAGCAAGATTTTTGTGACGTTCTGTGTCAGATCTgaccctgttcttcttcttctttcatcaGAAATGcatggagaccaaaaacagcatCCTGGCTCGTCAGAAAGACATGCATCACTCCCTGGAGAAAGTCAAA contains:
- the phf21ab gene encoding PHD finger protein 21A — encoded protein: VEKPVDVLFSPQTLTVTPVLTTKTLPLVLKAAATPALPGSVLPQRPATVAVVTTAITKPDLQNVPINLQVSSKLTNQSVEPVRLVSKNAMLVQAVTAAGVAADAVTAAGTRPIKVPQFVRPPRLTPRPTFQPQVRPKPAAPTNVHIAPAPPPPMMAAPQLLQRPVMLATKLPSSLASAAPIHQVRIVNGTPCGKTGAAPLAGIVITTPVSAVPARLASPAAAQAPGLTPILPPTPARPIQISSLTPIAKTVVKSEGGPEQKAVSLPSSSSPPLSAPPLPPPRSKKEENPEKLAFMVSLGLVTHDHLEEIQSKRQERKRRTTANPVYSGAVFEPERKKSAVSYLNSPLHQGTRKRGRPPKYSSVLELGSLTPTSPSSPAHPLPLPSPSSGDGDIHEDFCTVCRRSGQLLMCDTCSRVFHLDCLDPPLKTIPKGMWICPKCQDQILKKEEAIPWPGTLAIVHSYIAYKEAKEEEKQKLMKWSCELKLEREQLEQRVKQLSNSITKCMETKNSILARQKDMHHSLEKVKHLIRLIQAFSFNQALAETDGKDVSAQDRVGAKDRVQDVASGKAGVASGKAALEANSVENVAAGSSASNSSSNADGNEKQKKHDATGNNQTAGSGDTDSQVVLIDSGILTADTSPGVGVEGKAGPGEGAGGGLDEVVSRPESEAAPLADIPVPSATATVATTNGTAEPAADHSPAGACTNSEDKMAAVNPAEMAVDQKRDEITDRGGSNNNSNSKTSEPSQHWLPALVSSLDNKK